The region CCGAAGCGGCCGTCGGCCGGGATCAGCTCGGCGGGGATCTGCAGTGCGTCGGTCATGGGTACCTCACGTGGAAGACGGAACGGCTGCCCTGACGACGCTGTCAGACGTCCGCCATCATGTCATCCGTGCCGGTAGGGCGCTCGGCTGACCCGCGTGTTGGTCATCCGCCTCGGCGTCGACTGACGTCTCCGTGTCGGGCCGTACGTCGTCGCCCATCCGGGTGCGCAGCCGCTTGAGGCCGCGGTGGCGGGTGACCCGGACGGCGACGGCGGTCATGCCGAGCGCCTGCGCGGTTGCGGCGACGTCGAGGCCGACGACCTCCATGCACGCCAGCACGTCGCGCTCGCGCTTGGGCAGCCGGGCGAGCTGGTCGCGGACCCAGTCGAGGCCGACGACCTCGTCGTGCGGGGTGACGACTGGGTGGTCGTCGTTGCCGTCGTGGTCGAGCAGGGTGGCCGTGCTGCGCAGGACGCCGCGCCGGGTCTGGTTGGCGCTGACCTTGCGGCCGATGCCGAAGAGCCAGCCCGCGA is a window of Nocardioides oleivorans DNA encoding:
- a CDS encoding RNA polymerase sigma factor — its product is MSDDATVTAAKAGDPDAWNELYLAYAGRLLLWLRARQVADSAVTAEDVASEAWLVAARRIRHFTGTREEFAGWLFGIGRKVSANQTRRGVLRSTATLLDHDGNDDHPVVTPHDEVVGLDWVRDQLARLPKRERDVLACMEVVGLDVAATAQALGMTAVAVRVTRHRGLKRLRTRMGDDVRPDTETSVDAEADDQHAGQPSALPARMT